A single region of the Pseudomonas sp. GGS8 genome encodes:
- a CDS encoding MaoC family dehydratase has product MPYVPVAELKDYVGKELGRSQWLTIDQERINLFAEATGDYQFIHVDPVKAAQTPFGSTIAHGFLSLSLIPKLMEDILILPEGAKMVVNYGLDSVRFIQPVKVNSRVRLKVDMNDVTEKKPGQWLLKATATLEIEGSDKPAYIAEPLSLCFV; this is encoded by the coding sequence ATGCCCTATGTTCCAGTTGCAGAGCTCAAAGATTATGTCGGCAAGGAACTCGGACGTTCCCAATGGCTCACCATCGATCAGGAACGCATCAACCTGTTCGCAGAAGCCACAGGCGATTATCAGTTCATCCATGTCGACCCGGTCAAAGCCGCGCAAACACCTTTTGGCAGCACCATCGCCCATGGTTTCCTGTCGTTGTCACTGATCCCCAAACTGATGGAAGACATCCTCATCCTGCCCGAAGGCGCGAAGATGGTGGTCAACTATGGCCTGGACAGCGTGCGTTTCATCCAGCCTGTGAAGGTCAATTCCAGGGTTCGACTCAAGGTCGACATGAACGACGTCACCGAGAAGAAACCCGGCCAATGGCTGCTCAAGGCCACCGCCACGCTGGAAATCGAAGGGTCGGACAAACCGGCGTATATCGCCGAGCCACTGTCCCTCTGCTTCGTCTGA
- the mpl gene encoding UDP-N-acetylmuramate:L-alanyl-gamma-D-glutamyl-meso-diaminopimelate ligase, with protein sequence MHIHILGICGTFMGSMAVLAKELGHHVTGSDANVYPPMSTQLQAQGIELTQGYDPAQLDPAPDLVVIGNAMSRGNPAVEYVLNKGLPYVSGPQWLADHVLQGRWVLAVAGTHGKTTTSSMLAWVLEHAGMSPGFLIGGVPQNFSVSARLGDTPFFVIEADEYDSAFFDKRSKFVHYRPRTAILNNLEFDHADIFPDLAAIERQFHHLVRTIPSEGLVIHPTTEPALQRVIEMGCWTPVQTTGAGGQWQVKLLSEDGSKFEVMFEGVAQGVVEWDMTGQHNVANALATLAAARHVGVVPSMGIAALSAFKSVKRRMEKVAEVRGITIYDDFAHHPTAIATTLDGLRKRIGDAPLIAIIEPRSNSMKLGAHRDGLPESVVDADQVIWYSPANLGWDLGATAALCTVPSIVSDSLEGIIERVKSQAQPGTHVVIMSNGGFGGLHGKLAEALQ encoded by the coding sequence ATGCACATTCATATTCTTGGTATTTGCGGCACTTTCATGGGTTCGATGGCGGTTCTGGCCAAAGAGCTGGGCCATCATGTGACCGGCTCCGATGCCAACGTCTATCCGCCGATGAGCACTCAGCTGCAAGCCCAGGGCATTGAGTTGACCCAAGGTTACGACCCGGCGCAACTCGATCCGGCCCCGGACCTGGTGGTGATCGGCAATGCCATGTCCCGCGGCAACCCGGCCGTCGAGTACGTGTTGAACAAAGGCCTGCCGTACGTCTCCGGCCCGCAATGGCTGGCCGATCACGTGCTGCAAGGCCGCTGGGTGCTGGCGGTTGCCGGCACTCACGGCAAGACCACCACCAGCAGCATGCTCGCCTGGGTTCTGGAACACGCCGGTATGAGTCCGGGTTTCCTGATCGGCGGCGTGCCGCAGAATTTCTCGGTGTCGGCGCGTCTGGGCGATACGCCGTTTTTCGTGATCGAAGCCGACGAATACGACAGCGCGTTTTTCGATAAGCGCTCCAAGTTTGTTCACTACCGCCCGCGCACGGCGATCCTGAACAATCTGGAGTTCGATCATGCCGACATATTTCCTGATCTGGCGGCCATCGAGCGACAGTTCCACCATTTGGTGCGGACCATTCCGAGCGAAGGTCTGGTGATCCATCCGACCACCGAACCGGCCTTGCAGCGCGTCATCGAAATGGGCTGCTGGACCCCGGTGCAAACCACCGGCGCCGGCGGTCAATGGCAGGTCAAACTACTCAGCGAAGATGGCTCGAAGTTCGAAGTGATGTTCGAAGGCGTCGCTCAAGGCGTGGTCGAGTGGGACATGACCGGTCAGCATAACGTCGCCAACGCCTTGGCCACCCTGGCCGCCGCGCGTCACGTCGGCGTCGTGCCGTCGATGGGGATCGCGGCACTGAGCGCGTTCAAAAGCGTGAAGCGGCGGATGGAGAAAGTCGCTGAAGTCCGTGGCATCACCATTTACGACGACTTCGCTCACCACCCGACCGCCATCGCCACCACCCTCGACGGTTTGCGCAAGCGCATCGGCGATGCACCGCTGATTGCGATCATCGAGCCGCGCTCCAACTCCATGAAGCTCGGCGCTCACCGCGATGGCTTGCCGGAAAGTGTGGTCGATGCCGATCAGGTGATCTGGTATTCGCCGGCCAACCTCGGTTGGGACCTGGGCGCCACGGCGGCATTGTGTACCGTGCCGTCGATCGTCAGCGATTCGCTGGAAGGCATCATCGAGCGGGTGAAGAGCCAGGCCCAGCCTGGCACCCACGTGGTGATCATGAGCAACGGCGGCTTCGGCGGCCTGCACGGCAAACTGGCCGAGGCACTGCAATGA
- the ubiX gene encoding flavin prenyltransferase UbiX: MNNGPERITLAMTGASGAQYGLRLLDCLVREDREVHFLISKAAQLVMATETDVSLPSKPQMMQAFLTEYTGAAAGQIRVYGKEDWMSPVASGSGSPAAMVVVPCSTGTLSAIATGACNNLIERAADVTLKERRQLILVPREAPYSSIHLEHMLKLSNMGVTILPASPGFYHQPQTIDDLIDFVVARILNLLSIPQDMLPRWGEHHLSSDE, encoded by the coding sequence ATGAACAACGGCCCGGAACGCATCACGCTGGCGATGACCGGCGCTTCGGGCGCCCAGTACGGCTTGCGTCTGCTCGACTGCCTGGTGCGTGAAGACCGCGAGGTGCACTTCCTGATTTCCAAGGCCGCGCAACTGGTGATGGCCACCGAGACCGATGTCTCGCTGCCGTCCAAACCGCAGATGATGCAAGCCTTCCTCACTGAATACACCGGCGCCGCCGCTGGGCAGATTCGGGTGTACGGCAAGGAAGACTGGATGTCGCCGGTGGCTTCGGGCTCCGGCTCGCCAGCGGCGATGGTGGTGGTGCCGTGTTCCACCGGGACCTTGTCCGCTATCGCGACCGGTGCTTGCAACAACTTGATCGAGCGGGCAGCCGACGTGACGTTGAAGGAGCGCCGCCAGTTGATTCTGGTACCGCGCGAGGCGCCGTATTCGAGCATTCATCTGGAGCATATGCTCAAGTTGTCGAACATGGGCGTGACGATTCTGCCGGCGTCGCCAGGCTTCTATCATCAGCCGCAAACCATTGATGACTTGATCGACTTCGTCGTGGCGCGAATTCTCAATCTGCTGAGTATTCCGCAAGACATGCTGCCGCGTTGGGGCGAGCACCATTTGAGCAGTGATGAATAA
- a CDS encoding CidA/LrgA family protein: MLLRGLTWLVLFQLLGTALNHLFLPVLPGPIIGLLLLLGYLISRGQVGEPLNLAASSLLRYLPLLLVPPAVGVMVYAADIAADFWAITGALVLSLVLSMAFAGVLMQRMIKPHAHPEDSQ, from the coding sequence ATGTTGTTACGTGGCCTGACCTGGCTGGTGCTGTTTCAATTGCTCGGCACTGCCCTCAATCATCTGTTTTTGCCAGTGCTGCCGGGGCCGATTATTGGCCTGCTGTTGCTGCTGGGGTATCTGATCAGCCGCGGTCAAGTCGGCGAACCGTTGAACCTCGCCGCCAGTAGTCTGCTGCGATACCTACCGTTGCTGCTGGTGCCGCCGGCCGTGGGTGTGATGGTCTACGCCGCTGACATAGCCGCGGATTTCTGGGCGATCACCGGTGCACTGGTGCTGTCGCTGGTGCTGTCGATGGCCTTCGCCGGGGTGTTGATGCAGCGCATGATCAAGCCTCATGCCCACCCCGAGGACAGCCAATGA
- a CDS encoding sigma-54-dependent Fis family transcriptional regulator, which produces MHDNHLSRHAQQVLTVTQGKSHLHGPGSDPSIARSWLRCLEDYHLDPALTMAPTVLEHGRILESRERLQQVLQIAGNEMTSLHQQLSGAGHAVLLTDARGVILNCVTAPAERKIFERAGLWLGADWSEACEGTNGIGTCLVERQSLTIHQDEHFRGRHTGLTCSASPVFDPHGELLAVLDVSSARHEVSRQSQFHTMALVNLSAKMIESCYFLRYFDNQWLLRFHLQAESVGLFSEGLLAFDGEGRISAVNQSALNLLGHIRGGLLGQPVAAFFDCSLDELLGRASANASASWPLRTRDGRRLFAVLRGQPRSIPVPVVQSPAVAERPRLLGICLGDAALQEDFRKALRVFERDVPLLINGETGSGKEAFAKAVHQASQRAEKSFVALNCAAIPESLIESELFGYRGGSFTGARKEGMRGKLQQADGGTLFLDEIGDMPLTMQTRLLRVLEDRQVVPIGGEPESVNVRIISATHRNLLERVQDGSFREDLYYRLNGLEVALPALRERTDKSQLLDFLLAEEAGGESVLIDAPARQALLDFAWPGNVRQLRNVLRTLTALCDGGRIGLEDLPAMIRQARPVTVATIEEPSEYPLDDAERLALLSALEQQRWHMTHTAEQLGVSRNTLYRKLRKHGIAR; this is translated from the coding sequence ATGCACGACAACCATTTGAGTCGCCATGCCCAGCAAGTGTTGACCGTGACCCAGGGTAAGTCCCACCTGCACGGCCCCGGCAGCGATCCGTCCATTGCCCGCTCCTGGTTGCGGTGCCTTGAGGACTATCACCTCGACCCGGCCCTGACCATGGCGCCGACGGTGCTGGAACATGGTCGCATCCTGGAAAGCCGCGAACGCTTGCAGCAAGTGCTGCAGATCGCCGGCAACGAAATGACCAGCCTCCACCAGCAACTCTCCGGCGCCGGCCACGCCGTGTTGCTGACTGACGCCCGCGGGGTGATCCTCAACTGCGTCACCGCGCCCGCCGAACGGAAGATTTTCGAACGCGCTGGCCTTTGGCTGGGCGCCGACTGGAGCGAAGCCTGCGAAGGCACCAATGGCATCGGCACCTGCCTGGTGGAGCGCCAGTCCCTGACCATCCACCAGGACGAACACTTTCGTGGCCGCCACACCGGCCTGACCTGCTCGGCAAGCCCGGTGTTCGACCCTCACGGTGAATTGTTGGCAGTGCTCGACGTATCTTCGGCGCGTCACGAGGTTTCACGGCAGAGCCAGTTTCACACCATGGCCCTGGTCAATCTGTCGGCGAAGATGATCGAGAGCTGCTATTTCCTGCGTTACTTCGACAATCAATGGTTGCTGCGTTTTCACTTGCAGGCCGAATCTGTCGGGCTGTTCAGCGAAGGGCTGTTGGCGTTCGACGGGGAAGGGCGGATCAGTGCGGTCAATCAGAGCGCGCTGAATTTGCTGGGGCATATTCGTGGTGGACTGTTGGGCCAACCGGTGGCGGCGTTTTTCGATTGCTCGCTGGATGAGTTGCTCGGCCGCGCGAGCGCCAATGCCAGCGCCAGTTGGCCATTGCGCACCCGTGACGGGCGGCGGCTGTTTGCGGTGTTGCGCGGGCAGCCGCGCAGCATTCCTGTTCCCGTGGTGCAAAGCCCGGCAGTGGCCGAGCGTCCAAGGCTGTTGGGTATTTGCCTGGGCGATGCCGCGTTACAAGAAGACTTCCGCAAGGCCTTGCGGGTGTTCGAGCGGGATGTGCCGTTGCTGATCAACGGCGAAACCGGTTCAGGCAAGGAGGCTTTCGCCAAAGCGGTGCATCAGGCCAGTCAACGGGCGGAAAAATCGTTCGTCGCCCTCAATTGCGCGGCGATCCCCGAAAGCCTGATCGAAAGCGAGCTGTTCGGCTATCGCGGCGGCAGTTTCACCGGTGCCCGCAAGGAAGGCATGCGCGGCAAGTTGCAGCAGGCCGATGGCGGGACTTTATTCCTGGATGAAATCGGCGACATGCCGCTGACCATGCAAACCCGGCTATTAAGGGTGCTGGAAGACCGCCAGGTGGTGCCGATTGGCGGCGAGCCGGAATCGGTCAATGTACGGATCATCAGCGCTACTCACCGCAACCTGCTCGAAAGGGTGCAGGACGGCAGTTTTCGTGAGGATTTGTATTACCGGCTCAATGGGCTGGAGGTTGCCTTGCCGGCGTTGCGTGAGCGCACGGACAAATCACAGTTGCTCGACTTTCTGCTGGCCGAAGAGGCGGGCGGGGAGAGCGTGTTGATTGATGCCCCGGCGCGGCAGGCGTTGCTGGATTTCGCCTGGCCGGGGAACGTGCGGCAGTTGCGCAATGTGCTGCGGACCCTGACGGCGTTGTGTGACGGCGGTCGGATCGGGCTGGAAGATTTGCCGGCGATGATTCGTCAGGCCCGGCCGGTGACGGTGGCGACAATTGAAGAACCGTCCGAGTATCCGCTGGACGATGCCGAGCGGTTGGCGTTGCTCAGCGCACTGGAGCAGCAGCGCTGGCACATGACCCACACCGCCGAACAGCTGGGGGTCAGCCGCAATACCCTCTACAGAAAGCTGCGAAAACACGGCATCGCCCGGTAA
- a CDS encoding oxidoreductase, which translates to MYLTPQHVLLAGATGLTGEHLLDRLLNEPTIARVLAPSRRPLAEHPHLENPVGDPTVFLPQLNGRVDVAYCCLGTTIKQAGSEEAFRAVDLDMVVAFAKRAREMGARHLIVISALGADRRSSIFYNRVKGEMEHALRAQDWPQLTICRPSLLLGDRAEPRLAERVAGPLSKLIPGKYHGIEACQLARAMWRLALEEQDGVRIVESDELRKLGK; encoded by the coding sequence ATGTACTTGACGCCTCAGCATGTATTACTTGCAGGAGCTACCGGGTTAACTGGTGAGCATTTGCTTGACCGTCTGCTCAATGAGCCCACGATTGCACGAGTATTAGCCCCCTCACGCCGGCCACTGGCCGAACATCCTCACTTGGAAAACCCGGTCGGTGACCCGACGGTGTTTCTGCCGCAATTGAACGGTCGCGTCGACGTCGCCTACTGCTGCCTCGGCACCACGATCAAGCAGGCTGGCTCCGAGGAAGCGTTTCGCGCGGTTGACCTGGACATGGTCGTGGCCTTCGCCAAGCGCGCCCGGGAAATGGGTGCACGGCACCTGATAGTGATCAGTGCCTTGGGGGCCGATCGCAGATCCTCGATTTTCTACAACCGGGTTAAAGGCGAGATGGAACACGCATTGCGCGCGCAGGACTGGCCGCAGCTGACCATCTGCCGGCCTTCGCTGTTGTTGGGCGATCGCGCCGAGCCGCGACTGGCGGAGCGGGTAGCCGGCCCGTTGTCGAAATTGATTCCGGGCAAATACCACGGCATCGAAGCCTGCCAACTGGCTCGAGCGATGTGGCGCCTGGCGCTGGAAGAACAGGATGGCGTGCGGATTGTCGAGTCGGATGAGTTGCGCAAGTTGGGCAAATGA
- a CDS encoding aldehyde dehydrogenase family protein, whose product MRYAHPGTEGAIVSFKSKYGNYIGGEFVAPVKGQYFTNTSPVNGQPIAEFPRSTAEDIEKALDAAHAAADAWGATSAQARSLVLLKIADRIEQNLELLAITESWDNGKAVRETLNADIPLAADHFRYFAGCIRAQEGSAAEIDGNTVAYHIHEPLGVVGQIIPWNFPILMAAWKLAPALAAGNCIVLKPAEQTPLGITVLMELIGDLLPPGVLNVVQGFGKEAGEALATSKRIAKIAFTGSTPVGSHIMKCAAENIIPSTVELGGKSPNIFFEDVMQAEPSFIEKAAEGLVLAFFNQGEVCTCPSRALVQESIYDEFMKVVMNKVLQIKRGDPLDTDTMVGAQASEQQFDKILSYLDIAKGEGAELLTGGKVEKLEGSLATGYYIQPTLLKGTNKMRVFQEEIFGPVVSITTFKDEAEALAIANDTEFGLGAGLWTRDINRAYRVGRAIKAGRVWTNCYHLYPAHAAFGGYKKSGVGRETHKMMLDHYQQTKNLLVSYDINPLGFF is encoded by the coding sequence ATGCGTTACGCTCACCCCGGTACTGAAGGCGCTATCGTTTCGTTCAAGAGCAAGTACGGTAACTACATCGGCGGCGAGTTCGTCGCGCCTGTCAAAGGTCAGTACTTCACCAACACCTCGCCGGTCAACGGCCAACCGATTGCCGAATTCCCGCGTTCCACGGCCGAAGACATCGAAAAAGCCCTGGACGCTGCCCATGCCGCCGCCGATGCCTGGGGCGCCACGTCCGCCCAGGCACGCTCGCTGGTGCTGCTGAAAATCGCCGATCGCATCGAGCAGAACCTGGAACTGCTGGCGATCACCGAATCCTGGGACAACGGCAAAGCCGTGCGCGAAACCCTCAACGCCGACATCCCGCTGGCCGCCGACCACTTCCGCTACTTCGCCGGTTGCATCCGCGCCCAGGAAGGCAGTGCCGCCGAGATCGACGGTAATACCGTGGCCTATCACATCCATGAACCGCTGGGCGTGGTCGGTCAGATCATCCCCTGGAACTTCCCGATTCTGATGGCCGCCTGGAAACTCGCCCCGGCCCTGGCCGCCGGTAACTGCATCGTCCTCAAACCAGCCGAGCAAACCCCGCTGGGCATTACCGTGCTGATGGAGCTGATCGGCGACCTGCTGCCACCTGGCGTGCTCAACGTGGTGCAAGGCTTCGGCAAGGAAGCCGGTGAAGCCCTGGCCACCAGCAAACGCATCGCCAAGATCGCCTTCACCGGTTCGACTCCTGTCGGCTCGCACATCATGAAATGCGCCGCCGAAAACATCATTCCATCCACCGTGGAGCTGGGAGGCAAGTCGCCGAATATCTTCTTCGAAGACGTCATGCAGGCCGAACCGTCCTTCATCGAGAAAGCCGCTGAAGGTCTGGTGCTGGCGTTCTTCAACCAGGGCGAAGTCTGCACCTGCCCGTCCCGCGCGCTGGTGCAAGAGTCGATCTATGACGAGTTCATGAAAGTCGTCATGAATAAAGTCCTGCAGATCAAGCGCGGCGACCCGCTGGACACCGACACCATGGTCGGCGCCCAGGCATCCGAGCAGCAATTCGACAAAATCCTTTCGTACCTGGATATCGCCAAGGGTGAAGGCGCCGAACTGCTGACCGGCGGCAAAGTAGAAAAACTCGAGGGCAGCCTGGCGACCGGGTATTACATCCAGCCGACCCTGCTCAAGGGCACCAACAAAATGCGCGTGTTCCAGGAAGAAATCTTCGGCCCGGTGGTGAGCATCACCACCTTCAAGGACGAAGCCGAGGCCCTGGCCATCGCCAACGACACCGAGTTCGGCCTGGGTGCCGGCCTCTGGACCCGCGACATCAACCGCGCCTACCGCGTGGGCCGCGCCATCAAGGCCGGTCGCGTATGGACCAACTGCTACCACCTGTACCCGGCGCACGCCGCATTCGGCGGTTACAAAAAGTCCGGCGTCGGCCGTGAAACCCACAAAATGATGCTCGATCACTATCAGCAGACCAAAAACCTGCTGGTGAGCTACGACATCAATCCGTTGGGCTTCTTCTAA
- a CDS encoding LON peptidase substrate-binding domain-containing protein — MSLPLFPLNTVLFPDCILDLQIFEARYLDMISRCMKQGSGFGVVCILEGEEVGVAPEGYARVGCEALITDFHQQDNGLLGIRVKGGRRFHVVRTEVQRDQLIVAEVEWLKDEPEQPLQDEDADLVALLKALAEHPMVEALSMGTDATGQQSLANQLAYLLPFAEVDKIDLLQLDDPQQRLDAIQALLDELQGELFA; from the coding sequence ATGAGTCTGCCGCTTTTTCCGCTGAACACGGTGCTGTTTCCGGATTGCATCCTCGACTTGCAGATATTCGAGGCGCGCTACCTGGACATGATCAGTCGCTGCATGAAACAGGGCAGCGGCTTCGGCGTGGTGTGCATTCTCGAGGGCGAAGAAGTCGGCGTCGCTCCTGAAGGCTACGCACGGGTGGGGTGTGAGGCGCTCATCACCGATTTCCATCAGCAGGACAATGGCCTGTTGGGCATTCGGGTAAAGGGTGGGCGGCGTTTCCACGTGGTGCGCACCGAGGTGCAACGCGACCAGTTGATCGTCGCCGAAGTCGAGTGGCTCAAAGATGAGCCTGAACAACCGCTACAGGATGAAGACGCCGACCTGGTCGCGCTGCTCAAGGCCTTGGCGGAACACCCGATGGTCGAAGCACTGAGCATGGGCACCGACGCGACAGGGCAACAGTCGTTGGCCAATCAATTGGCATATCTGCTGCCGTTCGCCGAAGTGGACAAGATCGACCTGCTGCAACTCGATGATCCGCAGCAGCGACTGGATGCGATCCAGGCGCTGCTCGATGAGTTGCAGGGTGAGTTATTTGCCTGA
- a CDS encoding C13 family peptidase, producing the protein MRSLVLLALTLLLTACGDGKSLLPPDARLPDGGRYRGDLVNGLLQGEGRIDYPNGSWYAGHFDKGQWHGQGEWHGSNGEVYRGQFQQGLFDGQGTLTTTGSSYTGGFKAGRRDGEGTLKENAMIYRGEFKADQYSGLGRLELEDGSQYQGQFAHGKPNGEGQRSDASGNQFTGHFVDGQLEGNGTFNSADGDIYVGGFKNNQLHGKGRYENADGDVWIGQFKEGVLNGKGELIGADGSHYIGQFSDWRFTGQGRLNLADGSFYIGQFDGDNYQGKGTLVLTDGTVLSGTWVNSQRVRDADGKLLPDTLELGLLAQGRLLDEALANVPASTPAVELYTLTLGGDGKQSVFLRESDYVANMLASRFGAFGQIRLVNHRDHLGDRPMATRENLRRAAQTLAERSGPEDLLFIYLTSHGSSEHELVLDQPRMELADLPADELAAVLAPLKKRDKIIVISSCYSGGFIPALKDEHTLIMTASRADRVSFGCSEEANFTYFGDALFAQALNQTDDLEQAFKRASATVAERELADNFEASEPQIWAPKAVLAHWQLLRKQQARKALQSVSISKDEKNN; encoded by the coding sequence ATGCGCTCACTTGTACTCCTTGCTCTGACCCTGTTGCTTACCGCTTGCGGCGATGGCAAATCGTTGTTGCCCCCCGACGCCCGCCTGCCGGACGGCGGACGCTATCGCGGTGATCTGGTCAACGGCTTGCTGCAAGGCGAGGGCCGCATCGATTACCCGAACGGCAGTTGGTACGCCGGCCACTTCGACAAAGGCCAATGGCATGGCCAGGGCGAATGGCACGGCAGCAACGGAGAGGTCTATCGCGGGCAATTCCAGCAGGGGCTGTTCGACGGCCAAGGCACGCTCACCACCACCGGCAGCAGCTATACCGGCGGATTCAAGGCCGGTCGACGGGACGGTGAAGGCACCCTCAAAGAAAACGCCATGATCTACCGTGGCGAATTCAAGGCCGACCAATATTCAGGGCTCGGTCGTCTGGAACTTGAAGACGGCAGCCAGTACCAGGGGCAGTTCGCTCACGGCAAACCCAACGGCGAAGGCCAGCGTAGTGATGCCAGCGGCAATCAGTTCACCGGGCATTTCGTCGATGGCCAGCTGGAAGGCAACGGCACGTTCAACAGCGCCGATGGCGATATCTACGTCGGCGGGTTCAAGAACAATCAACTGCATGGCAAAGGCCGCTACGAAAACGCCGATGGCGATGTCTGGATCGGTCAGTTCAAAGAAGGCGTACTGAACGGCAAGGGCGAGTTGATCGGCGCCGACGGCAGCCACTACATCGGTCAGTTCAGCGACTGGCGCTTCACCGGCCAGGGCCGCTTGAACCTGGCCGATGGCAGTTTCTATATCGGCCAGTTCGACGGCGACAACTATCAGGGCAAAGGCACGTTGGTGCTGACCGATGGCACGGTGTTGAGCGGCACCTGGGTCAATAGTCAGCGCGTGCGCGACGCCGATGGCAAGCTGCTGCCCGATACCCTGGAACTCGGCTTGCTGGCCCAGGGCCGCTTGCTCGACGAAGCACTGGCCAACGTGCCAGCCTCGACTCCGGCGGTCGAACTGTACACCTTGACCCTGGGCGGTGACGGCAAGCAGAGCGTGTTCCTGCGCGAATCCGACTACGTCGCCAACATGCTCGCCAGCCGTTTCGGCGCTTTCGGCCAGATTCGCCTGGTCAACCATCGCGACCACCTCGGCGACCGGCCGATGGCCACCCGGGAAAACCTGCGCCGCGCCGCCCAGACGCTGGCCGAGCGCAGTGGCCCGGAAGACTTGCTGTTCATTTACCTGACAAGCCATGGCTCCAGTGAACACGAACTGGTACTCGACCAGCCACGCATGGAACTGGCCGACCTGCCGGCCGACGAACTCGCCGCCGTCCTCGCGCCGCTGAAGAAGCGTGACAAGATTATCGTGATTTCGTCCTGTTATTCCGGCGGTTTCATCCCTGCCCTCAAGGATGAACACACCCTGATCATGACCGCTTCGCGCGCCGACCGGGTATCCTTCGGGTGTTCGGAAGAAGCCAATTTCACCTATTTCGGCGACGCACTGTTCGCCCAGGCGTTGAACCAGACCGACGATCTGGAGCAAGCCTTCAAACGGGCCAGTGCCACCGTGGCCGAGCGTGAGCTGGCCGACAACTTCGAAGCCTCCGAGCCACAGATCTGGGCACCGAAAGCCGTGCTCGCCCACTGGCAATTGTTACGCAAGCAGCAGGCACGAAAGGCCCTGCAAAGTGTCTCTATCAGCAAGGATGAAAAGAACAACTAA
- a CDS encoding LrgB family protein produces MMFDWHGAWASVIHHPLFGIGITLGAYQLVLAAFEKTRWIFLQPVLVSMLLVIGVLVSCGLSYVEYRKSTEILSILLGPATVALAVPLYLNLRRIRQLFWPIFTTLVIGGVVATGLGVLLGWWFGAEHMILMTMAPKSVTSPIAMLVAEQIGGVAALAAVFVLITGVIGAIFGPSLLTRLGVHSPEARGMALGMTAHAVGTSVALQESEECGAFAALAMSLMGVATAVFLPLAVSMVV; encoded by the coding sequence ATGATGTTCGATTGGCATGGCGCCTGGGCGTCGGTGATTCATCATCCATTGTTCGGTATCGGCATTACGCTGGGCGCGTATCAGTTGGTGCTGGCGGCGTTCGAGAAAACCCGCTGGATTTTTCTGCAGCCGGTGCTGGTCTCCATGCTGCTGGTCATCGGTGTGCTGGTCAGTTGTGGCCTGAGCTACGTCGAGTACCGTAAAAGCACTGAGATCCTCAGTATCTTGCTCGGGCCGGCCACCGTTGCGCTGGCGGTGCCGCTGTACCTCAACCTGCGGCGGATTCGACAGTTGTTCTGGCCGATATTTACTACGCTGGTGATAGGTGGGGTGGTCGCCACGGGCCTGGGTGTGCTGCTGGGCTGGTGGTTTGGCGCCGAACACATGATCCTGATGACCATGGCCCCCAAGTCGGTCACCTCGCCGATTGCCATGCTGGTGGCGGAGCAGATCGGTGGCGTCGCGGCACTGGCCGCGGTGTTCGTGTTGATTACCGGGGTGATCGGAGCGATCTTCGGGCCGAGTCTTTTGACCCGTCTCGGTGTCCACAGCCCTGAGGCCCGCGGTATGGCCCTGGGCATGACTGCCCATGCGGTCGGCACCTCCGTGGCCTTGCAGGAAAGTGAAGAGTGCGGCGCCTTCGCGGCGCTGGCGATGAGTCTGATGGGCGTGGCCACGGCGGTGTTCCTGCCGTTGGCGGTGTCGATGGTGGTGTAA
- a CDS encoding YceK/YidQ family lipoprotein codes for MNKLLIIFLAMQLAGCATARTLDAAKPGAPVVYSGTRLDLYAMNGGCCAMDRYGAEAPGYPGVDLPASALLDTLLLPLSLLTVIGVSFQATGGL; via the coding sequence ATGAATAAGCTGCTGATTATTTTTCTGGCGATGCAACTGGCGGGCTGCGCCACGGCGCGCACCCTCGATGCTGCCAAACCCGGGGCGCCGGTGGTGTATTCGGGGACGCGTCTGGATTTGTATGCGATGAACGGCGGGTGCTGCGCCATGGATAGATATGGCGCAGAGGCGCCGGGTTATCCCGGTGTTGATCTGCCAGCCAGTGCGTTGCTCGATACGCTGCTGTTGCCGCTGTCGTTGTTGACGGTGATTGGCGTAAGTTTTCAAGCGACCGGTGGGTTGTAA